From Leopardus geoffroyi isolate Oge1 chromosome B4, O.geoffroyi_Oge1_pat1.0, whole genome shotgun sequence, a single genomic window includes:
- the LOC123591341 gene encoding olfactory receptor 9K2: protein MSDRGTNNHSEVTDFILVGFRVHQELRILLFLIFLLVYAMILLGNVGMMTIIMTDPRLNTPMYFFLGNLSFIDLFYSSVIAPKAMINFWSESKSISFAGCVTQLFLFALFIVAEGFLLAAMAYDRFIAICNPLLYSVQMSARLCTQLVAGSYLCGCISSVLQTSITFTLSFCGSRAIDHFYCDTRPLQRISCSDLVISRIISISLSSIIILPTIIVIIISYLYIVSTVLKIRSSEGRKKAFSTCSSHLGVVSVLYGAVFFMYLTPDRFPELSKVASLCYTLVTPMLNPLIYSLRNKDVKEALKKLLEKKNPKI, encoded by the coding sequence ATGAGTGACAGAGGAACAAACAATCACTCGGAAGTGACTGACTTCATCCTTGTAGGCTTCAGGGTCCACCAAGAGCTCCGCATTCTCCTCTTCCTGATCTTTCTGCTTGTGTATGCCATGATCCTTCTGGGTAATGTTGGGATGATGACCATTATTATGACCGATCCCCGGCTGAACACACCGATGTATTTCTTCCTAGGCAACCTGTccttcattgatctcttctattcaTCTGTTATTGCACCCAAGGCCATGATCAACTTCTGGTCTGAGAGCAAGTCCATCTCCTTTGCGGGTTGTGTGACccagctctttctctttgccctcttcATCGTGGCAGAGGGATTTCTCCTGGCagccatggcctatgaccgcttcATTGCCATCTGCAACCCACTCCTCTACTCTGTCCAGATGTCAGCACGTCTCTGCACTCAGTTGGTGGCTGGTTCCTATTTATGTGGCTGCATCAGCTCGGTTCTTCAGACAAGCATAACATTTACTCTGTCCTTTTGTGGTTCTCGGGCCATTGACCACTTCTACTGTGACACTCGCCCACTTCAGAGGATATCTTGTTCTGACCTCGTTATCTCTAgaatcatttccatttctttatccagCATCATCATCTTGCCTACCatcatagttattattatttcttacttgTATATTGTGTCCACAGTTCTCAAGATACGCTCCTCTGAGGGACGTAAGAAAGCGTTCTCCACTTGCAGCTCACACCTGGGAGTCGTGAGTGTGCTGTACGGTGCTGTGTTTTTTATGTATCTCACTCCTGACAGATTTCCTGAGCTGAGTAAAGTGGCCTCGTTATGTTACACCCTAGTCACTCCCATGCTGAATCCTTTGATTTACTCCCTGAGAAACAAAGATGTCAAAGAAGCTCTAAAAAAACTTCTGgagaagaaaaatcctaaaatttga